In Phyllopteryx taeniolatus isolate TA_2022b chromosome 8, UOR_Ptae_1.2, whole genome shotgun sequence, one genomic interval encodes:
- the qpctla gene encoding glutaminyl-peptide cyclotransferase-like a, whose translation MSKSSRRYMSLRQGNDCDRQLRPLARQLLLLCLVGVLVVALVLGFYLSNVTDVNHRMSPADLTKDKWSHKPTKYSLAQIHHLVSQVDVNHLWEAHLRPILIERLPGTQGSLAVREHITSALSSLSAGWDLDLDTFRAATPKGQVTFTNIIATLDTSAPRRLLLTCHYDSKALPPDSQERVFLGASDSAVPCAMILELATALDNQLKSFKRQKLPVTLQLVFFDGEESFEKWTATDSLYGSRHLAERMAATPHPADPSHSTLLQAVDLFVVLDLLGPPNPLIVNHFHNTGRWFDRLIAAEKRLHHQGLLTSHPSEQTYFRKDVNFGLVEDDHIPFLRRGVPVLHVIATPFPNVWHTVDDSEENMHRPTVENLTKIMAVFLAEYLGF comes from the exons ATGTCCAAGTCCTCCCGGCGGTACATGTCCCTGCGGCAGGGCAACGACTGTGACCGGCAGTTGCGGCCCCTCGCCcggcagctgctgctgctgtgcctCGTCGGTGTGCTGGTGGTCGCGCTGGTGCTCGGGTTCTACCTGTCCAACGTCACTGATGTGAACCACCGCATGTCGCCTGCAGACCTGACCAAGGATAAG TGGTCCCACAAACCCACGAAGTACTCTCTGGCTCAAATCCACCACCTGGTCTCCCAAGTGGATGTGAATCACCTGTGGGAGGCTCACCTGAGGCCCATCCTGATCGAGAGGCTGCCCGGGACGCAAGGCAGCCTGGCTGTACGGGAG cATATTACCTCAGCATTGTCCTCTCTGTCTGCCGGCTGGGACTTGGACCTGGACACCTTCAGGGCTGCAACCCCGAAAGGGCAGGTCACATTCACAAACATCATTGCAACTCTGGACACTTCAGCCCCTCGCCGGCTGCTGCTGACATGCCATTACGACTCCAAGGCGCTGCCTCCAGACAGCCAGGAAAGGGTTTTTCTTGGGGCCAGTGACTCTGCGGTGCCCTGCGCTATGATCCTGGAGTTGGCCACCGCTCTGGATAATCAGCTGAAGTCCTTCAAACGACAA aAGCTTCCAGTAACTCTGCAGCTTGTCTTTTTCGACGGGGAAGAGTCGTTTGAGAAATGGACAGCCACCGATTCGCTGTACGGGTCTCGTCACCTGGCCGAACGCATGGCTGCTACGCCCCACCCTGCGGACCCCTCACATAGCACCCTGCTACAAGCTGTG GATCTCTTTGTGGTGCTAGACCTTCTGGGTCCTCCCAATCCACTAATAGTGAACCACTTTCACAACACGGGACGCTGGTTCGACCGCCTGATCGCTGCAG AGAAGCGCCTCCATCATCAGGGTCTACTGACGTCGCACCCCTCAGAGCAGACGTACTTCAGGAAGGACGTGAACTTTGGACTGGTTGAGGACGACCACATACCCTTCCTTCGGAGAG GCGTGCCCGTGCTCCATGTCATCGCTACGCCCTTCCCAAATGTCTGgcacacggtggacgactctGAGGAGAACATGCACCGCCCCACCGTGGAGAATCTGACCAAGATCATGGCCGTGTTCCTGGCCGAATACCTTGGCTTCTGA
- the six5 gene encoding homeobox protein SIX5 isoform X1: MWFYKSTFGYLNNPGGGWLNDLRTYLLTFSGLVEGRKGARPRPGCHARLHWCRRERRGARRRRRKGKEKEKKKKFKSKMASLSLEPTEQSDNSAEEPTAAEDEKDAEQVAERLLQTFQLSAVSFSTEQVSCLCEALLQAGNVDRLWRFLSTIHPSSELLRGNETLLKAQALVAFHKERFKELYALLESHDFQPSNHVFLQDLYLRARYKEAERSRGRSLGAVDKYRLRKKFPLPKTIWDGEETVYCFKEKSRNALKECYKSNRYPTPDEKKNLAKVTGLSLTQVSNWFKNRRQRDRTPPGTRCKSESDGNHSSEDEMSTMDDTPDKVDEPAASKASIISLSAVNCASGSQLIVNGSGGFLTASQPLLFNGNSLISGTGAGVIINGLSLGDCQKVSLSQMASSPLILNGAQVLAKQEGPQQAVSLADQQVSPMVLKPNSLPAVVLSTNTSPVSNPTSVITLPMQAKSQSSNAMDFITVPEDIIKQESSQTACVSSSLSPSPPTLSPTSLPSLVLTQTSQCQEAIAQPSAALPISSSALSLPSQQGDYVVFASSAPQINPPSTLVNSNHSNPQVFSLPQVVPSIQGIPVSQLVQHSSVAHVSQCPQLVPVSPLTSPTINFQSLPTMSRQPDASTRLADGATNIVSISQVPSTPLPQQVTHQMGTQTINCSPAKLQKPQIMSISSPTRVVPVPQAKTTVPAQLVPLSLPQLVPVSSIQTSSAISFPQVVPASPPLSMTSAGVPLQILASAPGGINQSPLRINQLRPIHSVAPPTSVTPGMHLLNSGIIQLSSAPQGNLLLGGSPYLSVQQGKLILTIPAGFQLTSLPLKPVPDTSPHPANGVSLGLTPSNVPVTSQLLTTPDQPANVLATPPLNFLNLPAPYYTTETESATTQTPPVSSPTALDPSVAPTTPNALSPERMLTLSPMYGGGVTPNIQLSQPAWSPLPLSTSAGLTLFDGRGKGELSGEPTLLGLPGGEALLLGSPSTEQDTSSLLGHAEEIDGDAKILTQLQSVPVDDELGL, encoded by the exons ATGTGGTTTTACAAAAGCACTTTTGGCTACTTAAACAACCCCGGAGGAGGGTGGTTAAATGATTTACGAACGTATTTACTAACTTTTTCTGGGCTTGTTGAGGGGCGAAAAGGGGCGCGTCCTCGTCCTGGTTGTCACGCTCGCCTCCACTGGTGCAGGAGAGAAAGAAGgggagcgaggaggaggaggaggaaggggaaggaaaaagaaaaaaaaaaaaagttcaagtcAAAAATGGCTTCCTTGTCTCTGGAGCCCACAGAACAATCCGACAATAGCGCAGAGGAGCCCACCGCTGCGGAAGACGAGAAAGACGCGGAGCAAGTCGCCGAACGCCTGCTCCAAACTTTCCAGCTGTCCGCGGTGAGTTTTTCCACGGAGCAGGTCTCGTGTCTGTGCGAGGCCCTCCTGCAGGCGGGCAATGTGGATCGCCTGTGGAGATTCCTCTCCACCATCCATCCGTCGTCCGAGCTGCTACGTGGCAACGAGACCCTGCTCAAGGCCCAGGCTCTGGTGGCGTTCCACAAGGAGCGCTTCAAGGAGCTCTACGCTTTGCTGGAGAGCCACGACTTCCAACCGTCCAACCACGTCTTCCTGCAGGACCTCTACCTGAGGGCTCGCTACAAGGAGGCGGAGAGGTCCCGCGGCCGCAGCCTGGGCGCCGTGGACAAGTACCGGCTCAGGAAGAAGTTCCCCCTGCCCAAGACCATCTGGGACGGCGAGGAGACGGTGTACTGCTTCAAGGAGAAGTCGCGCAACGCCCTCAAGGAGTGCTACAAGAGCAACAGGTACCCCACGCCGGACGAGAAGAAGAACCTGGCCAAAGTCACCGGGCTGTCCCTCACGCAGGTCAGCAACTGGTTCAAGAACCGCAGGCAGAGGGACCGGACCCCGCCAGGGACGCGCTGCAAAAG TGAGTCTGATGGAAACCACAGCAGCGAGGATGAGATGAGCACCATGGACGACACCCCGGACAAAGTGGACGAGCCTGCTGCCTCCAAGGCATCCATCATCTCGCTCTCAGCAGTCAACTGCGCCTCGGGAAGTCAGCTCATTGTCAATGGTTCGGGCGGCTTTCTCACGGCTTCCCAACCGTTACTGTTCAACGGCAATTCCCTCATCTCCGGTACCGGCGCTGGTGTCATCATCAATGGGCTGAGCTTAGGGGATTGCCAGAAAGTCAGCCTGAGTCAGATGGCCAGCTCGCCTTTGATTCTGAACGGGGCTCAGGTTCTCGCCAAACAAGAGGGTCCGCAGCAAGCAGTTTCCTTGGCAGACCAGCAGGTTTCTCCCATGGTTTTAAAGCCAAACAGTCTCCCAGCAGTTGTCCTCAGCACTAACACCTCACCGGTCTCTAACCCAACATCAGTCATCACTCTTCCCATGCAAGCCAAGAGCCAAAGTAGCAATGCGATGGATTTCATCACTGTGCCCGAAGACATTATAAAACAAGAAAGCAGCCAGACAGCGTGCGTCTCTTCATCCTTGTCTCCCTCGCCGCCAACTCTGTCGCCAACAAGCCTTCCTTCCCTGGTCCTTACACAAACCTCCCAGTGCCAGGAGGCCATCGCCCAACCATCCGCAGCCTTGCCCATCTCCAGCTCTGCCTTGTCCCTCCCAAGTCAGCAAGGGGACTATGTCGTCTTTGCCAGTTCGGCCCCTCAAATAAACCCTCCTAGCACGCTGGTCAACTCCAATCACTCAAACCCTCAGGTGTTCTCCTTGCCCCAGGTTGTGCCTTCCATCCAGGGTATACCAGTATCCCAGCTCGTTCAGCACTCCTCCGTAGCACATGTGTCCCAATGTCCTCAGCTAGTCCCGGTTTCCCCCCTCACGTCACCAACCATCAACTTCCAAAGCCTTCCGACAATGAGCAGACAGCCAGATGCTTCTACACGGTTGGCTGATGGTGCCACAAATATCGTGTCTATCTCACAGGTACCCAGTACTCCTCTCCCACAGCAAGTGACGCACCAAATGGGGACCCAAACCATCAACTGCTCGCCCGCTAAACTCCAGAAGCCACAGATCATGTCAATCTCCTCACCAACACGAGTGGTTCCAGTACCTCAGGCGAAAACCACCGTACCAGCTCAGTTAGTTCCCCTCTCTCTGCCCCAACTGGTGCCAGTCTCATCCATCCAGACGTCCTCTGCCATCTCGTTCCCCCAGGTGGTTCCTGCCAGTCCCCCTCTTTCCATGACCTCAGCCGGAGTTCCCTTGCAGATTCTGGCTTCAGCGCCTGGCGGGATCAATCAAAGTCCTCTCAGAATAAACCAACTGAGACCTATTCACAGTGTAGCCCCCCCAACCAGTGTGACACCTGGTATGCATCTGCTCAACTCTGGGATCATTCAGCTATCTTCTGCACCTCAAG GTAACCTTCTCCTGGGTGGAAGCCCCTACTTGAGTGTCCAGCAAGGGAAGCTGATTCTGACCATTCCGGCTGGCTTCCAACTCACCAGTTTGCCTCTGAAACCAGTTCCTGATACATCCCCTCATCCTGCCAATGGGGTGAGCCTTGGTCTCACCCCTTCAAACGTCCCTGTAACGTCCCAACTTTTGACCACCCCGGACCAGCCCGCCAACGTCCTCGCAACACCTCCGCTGAACTTCCTCAATCTGCCTGCTCCGTACTACACCACGGAGACTGAGAGTGCAACCACCCAGACACCCCCTGTTTCCTCGCCGACCGCGCTGGACCCGTCAGTCGCCCCCACCACGCCAAACGCGCTCTCCCCGGAGCGCATGCTCACCCTCAGTCCCATGTATGGAGGTGGGGTGACGCCCAACATCCAGTTGTCCCAGCCGGCCTGGAGCCCGCTGCCCCTTTCCACCTCGGCCGGTCTTACTCTTTTTGATGGGCGAGGGAAGGGAGAGCTATCTGGAGAGCCAACTTTGTTGGGTCTACCGGGTGGGGAGGCCCTGCTTTTGGGGAGCCCCTCTACAGAGCAGGACACCAGCTCCCTACTAGGGCATGCGGAAGAAATAGATGGGGATGCTAAGATTCTGACTCAGCTTCAATCGGTCCCCGTGGATGATGAGCTGGGCTTGTAG
- the six5 gene encoding homeobox protein SIX5 isoform X2, protein MWFYKSTFGYLNNPGGGWLNDLRTYLLTFSGLVEGRKGARPRPGCHARLHWCRRERRGARRRRRKGKEKEKKKKFKSKMASLSLEPTEQSDNSAEEPTAAEDEKDAEQVAERLLQTFQLSAVSFSTEQVSCLCEALLQAGNVDRLWRFLSTIHPSSELLRGNETLLKAQALVAFHKERFKELYALLESHDFQPSNHVFLQDLYLRARYKEAERSRGRSLGAVDKYRLRKKFPLPKTIWDGEETVYCFKEKSRNALKECYKSNSESDGNHSSEDEMSTMDDTPDKVDEPAASKASIISLSAVNCASGSQLIVNGSGGFLTASQPLLFNGNSLISGTGAGVIINGLSLGDCQKVSLSQMASSPLILNGAQVLAKQEGPQQAVSLADQQVSPMVLKPNSLPAVVLSTNTSPVSNPTSVITLPMQAKSQSSNAMDFITVPEDIIKQESSQTACVSSSLSPSPPTLSPTSLPSLVLTQTSQCQEAIAQPSAALPISSSALSLPSQQGDYVVFASSAPQINPPSTLVNSNHSNPQVFSLPQVVPSIQGIPVSQLVQHSSVAHVSQCPQLVPVSPLTSPTINFQSLPTMSRQPDASTRLADGATNIVSISQVPSTPLPQQVTHQMGTQTINCSPAKLQKPQIMSISSPTRVVPVPQAKTTVPAQLVPLSLPQLVPVSSIQTSSAISFPQVVPASPPLSMTSAGVPLQILASAPGGINQSPLRINQLRPIHSVAPPTSVTPGMHLLNSGIIQLSSAPQGNLLLGGSPYLSVQQGKLILTIPAGFQLTSLPLKPVPDTSPHPANGVSLGLTPSNVPVTSQLLTTPDQPANVLATPPLNFLNLPAPYYTTETESATTQTPPVSSPTALDPSVAPTTPNALSPERMLTLSPMYGGGVTPNIQLSQPAWSPLPLSTSAGLTLFDGRGKGELSGEPTLLGLPGGEALLLGSPSTEQDTSSLLGHAEEIDGDAKILTQLQSVPVDDELGL, encoded by the exons ATGTGGTTTTACAAAAGCACTTTTGGCTACTTAAACAACCCCGGAGGAGGGTGGTTAAATGATTTACGAACGTATTTACTAACTTTTTCTGGGCTTGTTGAGGGGCGAAAAGGGGCGCGTCCTCGTCCTGGTTGTCACGCTCGCCTCCACTGGTGCAGGAGAGAAAGAAGgggagcgaggaggaggaggaggaaggggaaggaaaaagaaaaaaaaaaaaagttcaagtcAAAAATGGCTTCCTTGTCTCTGGAGCCCACAGAACAATCCGACAATAGCGCAGAGGAGCCCACCGCTGCGGAAGACGAGAAAGACGCGGAGCAAGTCGCCGAACGCCTGCTCCAAACTTTCCAGCTGTCCGCGGTGAGTTTTTCCACGGAGCAGGTCTCGTGTCTGTGCGAGGCCCTCCTGCAGGCGGGCAATGTGGATCGCCTGTGGAGATTCCTCTCCACCATCCATCCGTCGTCCGAGCTGCTACGTGGCAACGAGACCCTGCTCAAGGCCCAGGCTCTGGTGGCGTTCCACAAGGAGCGCTTCAAGGAGCTCTACGCTTTGCTGGAGAGCCACGACTTCCAACCGTCCAACCACGTCTTCCTGCAGGACCTCTACCTGAGGGCTCGCTACAAGGAGGCGGAGAGGTCCCGCGGCCGCAGCCTGGGCGCCGTGGACAAGTACCGGCTCAGGAAGAAGTTCCCCCTGCCCAAGACCATCTGGGACGGCGAGGAGACGGTGTACTGCTTCAAGGAGAAGTCGCGCAACGCCCTCAAGGAGTGCTACAAGAGCAACAG TGAGTCTGATGGAAACCACAGCAGCGAGGATGAGATGAGCACCATGGACGACACCCCGGACAAAGTGGACGAGCCTGCTGCCTCCAAGGCATCCATCATCTCGCTCTCAGCAGTCAACTGCGCCTCGGGAAGTCAGCTCATTGTCAATGGTTCGGGCGGCTTTCTCACGGCTTCCCAACCGTTACTGTTCAACGGCAATTCCCTCATCTCCGGTACCGGCGCTGGTGTCATCATCAATGGGCTGAGCTTAGGGGATTGCCAGAAAGTCAGCCTGAGTCAGATGGCCAGCTCGCCTTTGATTCTGAACGGGGCTCAGGTTCTCGCCAAACAAGAGGGTCCGCAGCAAGCAGTTTCCTTGGCAGACCAGCAGGTTTCTCCCATGGTTTTAAAGCCAAACAGTCTCCCAGCAGTTGTCCTCAGCACTAACACCTCACCGGTCTCTAACCCAACATCAGTCATCACTCTTCCCATGCAAGCCAAGAGCCAAAGTAGCAATGCGATGGATTTCATCACTGTGCCCGAAGACATTATAAAACAAGAAAGCAGCCAGACAGCGTGCGTCTCTTCATCCTTGTCTCCCTCGCCGCCAACTCTGTCGCCAACAAGCCTTCCTTCCCTGGTCCTTACACAAACCTCCCAGTGCCAGGAGGCCATCGCCCAACCATCCGCAGCCTTGCCCATCTCCAGCTCTGCCTTGTCCCTCCCAAGTCAGCAAGGGGACTATGTCGTCTTTGCCAGTTCGGCCCCTCAAATAAACCCTCCTAGCACGCTGGTCAACTCCAATCACTCAAACCCTCAGGTGTTCTCCTTGCCCCAGGTTGTGCCTTCCATCCAGGGTATACCAGTATCCCAGCTCGTTCAGCACTCCTCCGTAGCACATGTGTCCCAATGTCCTCAGCTAGTCCCGGTTTCCCCCCTCACGTCACCAACCATCAACTTCCAAAGCCTTCCGACAATGAGCAGACAGCCAGATGCTTCTACACGGTTGGCTGATGGTGCCACAAATATCGTGTCTATCTCACAGGTACCCAGTACTCCTCTCCCACAGCAAGTGACGCACCAAATGGGGACCCAAACCATCAACTGCTCGCCCGCTAAACTCCAGAAGCCACAGATCATGTCAATCTCCTCACCAACACGAGTGGTTCCAGTACCTCAGGCGAAAACCACCGTACCAGCTCAGTTAGTTCCCCTCTCTCTGCCCCAACTGGTGCCAGTCTCATCCATCCAGACGTCCTCTGCCATCTCGTTCCCCCAGGTGGTTCCTGCCAGTCCCCCTCTTTCCATGACCTCAGCCGGAGTTCCCTTGCAGATTCTGGCTTCAGCGCCTGGCGGGATCAATCAAAGTCCTCTCAGAATAAACCAACTGAGACCTATTCACAGTGTAGCCCCCCCAACCAGTGTGACACCTGGTATGCATCTGCTCAACTCTGGGATCATTCAGCTATCTTCTGCACCTCAAG GTAACCTTCTCCTGGGTGGAAGCCCCTACTTGAGTGTCCAGCAAGGGAAGCTGATTCTGACCATTCCGGCTGGCTTCCAACTCACCAGTTTGCCTCTGAAACCAGTTCCTGATACATCCCCTCATCCTGCCAATGGGGTGAGCCTTGGTCTCACCCCTTCAAACGTCCCTGTAACGTCCCAACTTTTGACCACCCCGGACCAGCCCGCCAACGTCCTCGCAACACCTCCGCTGAACTTCCTCAATCTGCCTGCTCCGTACTACACCACGGAGACTGAGAGTGCAACCACCCAGACACCCCCTGTTTCCTCGCCGACCGCGCTGGACCCGTCAGTCGCCCCCACCACGCCAAACGCGCTCTCCCCGGAGCGCATGCTCACCCTCAGTCCCATGTATGGAGGTGGGGTGACGCCCAACATCCAGTTGTCCCAGCCGGCCTGGAGCCCGCTGCCCCTTTCCACCTCGGCCGGTCTTACTCTTTTTGATGGGCGAGGGAAGGGAGAGCTATCTGGAGAGCCAACTTTGTTGGGTCTACCGGGTGGGGAGGCCCTGCTTTTGGGGAGCCCCTCTACAGAGCAGGACACCAGCTCCCTACTAGGGCATGCGGAAGAAATAGATGGGGATGCTAAGATTCTGACTCAGCTTCAATCGGTCCCCGTGGATGATGAGCTGGGCTTGTAG